In the genome of Vibrio ziniensis, the window TGGAGCATCTTTAACCTGACACATACGGAAGATATCACCAGCTTCAACTTCTTGCTCTAGAAGCACTTTACCTGCCGCATCAACAACACGTACCGCACCATCAGCATCTAAGATGAATGTTTTATCGTGTGAGCCGTATTCTTCTGCTTTTTGCGCCATTAGACCTACGTTTGGTACGCTGCCCATTGTTGTTGGGTCAAATGCGCCATGTTCTTTACAGAATTCGATAACTGCTTGATAAACACCCGCATAACAACGATCTGGGATCACCGCTTTGGTATCTTTCTGTTTACCATCAGGTCCCCACATTTGACCAGATGAACGAATCATTGCTGGCATGGAGGCATCAACGATGATGTCACTTGGTACATGTAGGTTAGTAATACCACGGTCAGAATCAACCATAGCTAGCGGTGGTTGAGTGGCGTAAACTGCTTGAAGCGCAGCTTCAATTTCTTGGCGTTGTGCTTCAGGTAATGCTTGAATCTTCGCATATACATCACCTAGACCGTTGTTTACATCGACGCCAAGCTTGTCAAATACTTCACCGTACTTGTCGAAGACTTCTTTGTAGTAAACCTTAACGGCATGACCAAATATTACTGGGTCAGATACTTTCATCATGGTTGCTTTCATATGTAGAGAAAGCAGAACGTCTTGTTGTTTTGCGTCAGCAATTTCTTTTTCGAAAAACGCAACTAGCGCTTTCTTGTTCAATACACTGGCATCAATAATTTCTTTATCTTTAAGAGCAAAAGGCTTTTTCAGTTCTTTAGTTGAACCGTCTTTAGCTACAAACTGAATAGAAACCTGCGTTGCACCTTCGACAGTGACTGATTTCTCGCTACCGAAGAAATCTTTATCACTCATGCTAGCAACGTGAGATTTAGAATCTGCAGACCAAGCACCCATTGAGTGTGGGTTCTTCTTCGCGTAGTTTTTCACTGATGCTGGCGCACGACGGTCAGAGTTGCCTTCACGTAGTACAGGGTTTACCGCACTACCTTTAATTTTATCGTAAGTGGCTTTAATCGCTTCTTCTTCGTAAGTCGCAGGCTCTTCTGGGTAGTTTGGAAGTGCAAAACCTTTGTCTTGAAGTTCTTTGATAGCAGCCTTTAACTGAGGAACAGATGCCGAGATGTTTGGCAGTTTGATGATGTTCGCTTCAGGAGTTTGTGCAAGTTCACCGAGTTCAGTTAGAGCATCACCAATACGCTGCTCTTCTTTCAAATGCTCAGGGAAGTTAGCAAGAATACGTCCCGCTAAAGAAATATCGCGAGTTTCAATCTCAATGCCCGACGATGCTGTAAATGACTGGATAATTGGCAGCAATGAATATGTAGCAAGTGCTGGGGCTTCGTCAGTGATTGTATAAATAATTGTAGGTTTATTTGTTGGCATGAACTTTCCCTATTTGTTCTAACAACACACGGGCATGTGTTGTGTGAATGTACGGCTCAAGTGGGAAACCTCCCAAACTTGGGCACGATAGTCTCACTCTTTCCTTGTTGTGTTCGAATATTCTATCTACTAACAACCATGATGAGTCTTCGATGCAGTCCTTGAGTAAAGATCGTTATAATTAAACAAAATTAGGATAATAGTCTATCATCTTGTCACTTATCCTATTTCTGGGCGCGGAAATCATAGCGCAAAAGCGAGTTTTAGAAAACTTTCAAATACACTTCATTTACATTTTTGCAAGGTAGTTAACATGTCACCCAGCTCGCGAAAAAGCTCAACTAACGCTTCTCACCCGACAAGCTCACACTCAAAGAAGCCGCGTTTTAAACAAAGTAATAGAACAATATCTAGTCGGTCATCGAATCAGCAGCAAACTCGTAAAACCTCGGTGCAAAAACCTAAGGTGAATCCTGAAAATCGAAAAGTCATTGTGTTCAATAAACCTTATGACACTTTAAGCCAGTTTACCGATGGCGAAGGTCGAAAAACATTGGCGGATTTCATTACTGTAAAGGACGTATATTCGGCAGGCAGACTTGACCGAGACAGCGAAGGCTTGATGGTGTTAACCAACGATGGGATCTTACAAGCTAAGCTCACCCAACCAGAATCAAAATCGGCTAAAACCTATTGGGTTCAAGTTGAAGGAGCCCCTTCCGAGTCAGATTTAGAAAAGCTTCGAAATGGTGTAACCCTAAAAGACGGGCCAACCCTTCCTGCAAAAGTGGTAGTGATGGATGAGCCGCAGCTTTGGGAACGAAATCCCCCTGTACGTTTTCGTGCAGCCATACCAACGACTTGGTTAGCCATTACGATTATTGAAGGGAGAAATCGTCAGGTAAGGCGCATGACTGCACATATTGGCTTCCCAACCCTGCGTTTGGTGCGCTATTCAATGGGCAATATTGAACTTGGTGATCTTCAACCAGGTGAATGGAAAGAGATTCGTTTATAACGGCTTGCTGGCTTCTCTCTGACAATCTGTTCAATCACAATCAACAAACCCGAAATCGAAAGGAAGAGGATATTTACTGATGTTTAAACGTCTAGCTTTGCTTTGTGTACTTATATTCTCTTTCACTGTTCAAAGTACGGTTCTCGAAAACACTCTTACCCCTATTAGCTACAATATTCGGGTTCTTGAAAACAATAAGAAAAACTTACAACACCTAAATCAACCTTTCACAACTCTTATTCGCAGAGCAGATAAAGCGTTAACTAATCCAATTGATCCTGTGACTAACAAGACGTTGATGCCTGCCAGTGGCGACAAACATGACTATTACAGTTTCGGTCCTTATTGGTGGCCAAATCCAGACACACCATCTGGTTTGCCTTATATCCGAAAAGATGGCGAATTCAATTTAGAAACCAGGACTTCTGCTACCGATATGCAAAGACTCATAACCTTTGCTAATAATGTAAAGTTGCTCGGTCTAGCCTACTACTTCTCCGACGATCAAAAATACGCAGATAAAGCGATTGAACAGCTCCGAGCTTGGTTTATCAACTCACAAACCAAAATGAATCCCAATATGAATCACGCACAAGCGATACCCGGTCGAGTTAACGGACGTGGTATTGGCATCATAGATAGTCGCGTATTAATTGGCGTTGTTGACGCTGTTGAATTGATAAAACCAACGCTCTCAGAAAAAGATTATCAAAGCATTGTTGCATGGTTTAGAGAGTTCAATCACTGGTTGGTGTCTAGTGTTAATGGCATCGATGAAGAAAAGCAGAACAACAATCACGGAACTTGGTATGACGCTCAGGTGGTAGCGTTTTCTTTATTTACCCACCAACCCGATATCGCCAAACAACGTTTGCAAATTACGAAAGCCAAGCGAATTGCAAACCAATTTGACCAAGACGGAAAACAAGATGCGGAACTAGCACGCACTCGCCCTTGGCATTATTCCAATTTCAATTTGCAGGCATACAGCTTACTCGGTGTATATGGAGAAAAGCTTGGGGTAGATATCTGGAGTTACCAGAACAACAGTATCGCACTTGAAAACGGCTATCAGTACATCGCCCAATACACCATTTCACCTGAGCGATGGAGTCTTAAAGAGTTCAAAAAAATCAGCCCAAGCATATCGTATTCAAACATGCTGTATGCCAGACATGCTTATGCTGACCCAATATTTAAAAAGGCGGTCACTAAGCTCAACCAATCCAAAGAGAACCAATCAGACATAGCAAATTTGCTATTTTGATTGATGCAACATAAAGAAGTGGTCCACCGGACCTCGACCCTGACCAACACTTAGCTTGTCTGCGCTTCCTATGGCTAGAGTGATGTATTCTTTAGCATGAGACACAGATTGCTGAAGGTCATCCCCCTGCGCGAGAAACGAAGCAATTGCCGATGACAAAGTGCAACCCGTCCCGTGCGTATTGATAGTATCAATTCTCTCTGCGCTTAATTGATGAATCTCATTCTGAGTGATAAGTAGATCATCACTGTAAGATGACTGCTCTAAATGCCCACCTTTTAGTAATACTGCTGAAGTACCTAGCTGCCGTAGAGACAAGACCATATCGTTAATTTCATCAGCATTATTAGGTTGTTCGAGACCAGTCAAAGCAGCCGCTTCAGGAAGATTAGGGGTAATAATATCTGCAAGAGGCAGCAGACATTCTTTCAGACTGGATATCGCGCTTTGTTTCAGCAACAGGTCACCGCTGGTTGCCACCATGACCGGGTCTAGCACGATAAATTGTGGTCTGTATTGACGAAGCTTATCTGCAACCAAATGGATGATGTCGCTATCCGCTAACATACCAATCTTAACAGCGACAATATTTAGGTCTCCAAACACCGCATCTAGTTGGCTTTCAATATGTGCTAGAGGAATGGGTAGAATGTCAGTAACACCTAAGGTATTTTGCGAAGTGATAGCCGTGATAACGGATGCCGCATAACCGCCTGTAGCAGAAATGGCTTTAATATCGGCTTGAATACCCGCGCCGCCGCCACTATCTGAACCAGCAATGGTAAGAACGACAGGAATTGAACTGGATTTATGCATAACTGTTCCTTTGGGGTATGACATACAGGAACAGACTCCCGAACACCTCTGAAGAAGATGGCAATACGAGAAATTCAATCGCGATGATTGGATTAGTTCCCTACGTCAGTATTAACTGAATCAGGTTCAACGGGTCTCGCAATGCGATCTCAGCCTTATGGCTCCCCGACTAATGGCGGACAGAATAACAATTATTTTGTCAGTTATGCAATTTATAACGAGCGCAGAGAATAAGTTACGTAATAGCGTCTATACTTTGTTAAGTAGAATTGTTGAGTAGAATTACACCGTGAGAACAAGTAGGCCGTTAACTCAGTTGGTAGAGTAGTTGACTCTTAATCAATCGGTCGCGGGTTCGAGCCCCGCACGGCCTACCAAAACGTTCTCTTCAGCTAATTAAAGCGCCCCTTACTTGTGACGCTCTTTGAGCTTATTAATCACGTCACTCATTGATAAACCTTGGTCTTGAAGCAAGACAAGCAAGTGATAGATCAAGTCCGCAGACTCACACACTAATTCCGCCTTATCGCCCGACGTCGCCGCAAGTGCGACTTCAACACCTTCTTCGCCCACTTTCTGCGAAATGCGTTTGGTGCCACGCGCATAAAGACTAGCGGTGTAAGAGGATTCAGGGTCGGCACTCTTGCGGGCAGCCAATAGCTGCTCAAGTTGATGAAGCCACACCATTTGTGACTCCTCTTGTGCATCACCGTCCCAACAAGTTGTTGTGCCAGTGTGGCACGTTGGACCAATCGGATTCACTTTCACCAGCAAGGTGTCTTGATCGCAGTCCAAAGCAATATTTTTTAACTGCAGCACGTTGCCAGAGGTTTCACCTTTGGTCCATAAACGCTGCTTAGTGCGCGAATAGAAAGTGACTTGTTCTGTTTCCAATGTTTTAGCTAGTGCTTCTTGGTTCATGTACCCCATCATCAGCACTTGGCTTGAACCAAAGTCCTGCACAATCGCAGGAACAAGACCATCAACCTTTTCCCAATTAATTCGTTCCGCTAGGCTCATAGTCTCACCTCAACCGCTTGTTGTTTTAAATATTGCTTGAGTTCACCAATATTGATGATTTGTTTGTGGAACACTGATGCAGCTAACGCGCCATCAACATTCGCTAATTTGAACGCATCGGCGAAATGCTCCATAGCACCCGCGCCACCAGAAGCAATCAAAGGTACGCGACATACAGATCGAACCATATTCAGTTGCTCTAGGTCGTAACCGTTACGTACACCGTCTTGGTTCATCATATTTAATACAATTTCACCCGCGCCACGTTTCTGCACTTCTTGAACCCAATCTTTGGTTTCCCACTTGGTTGCTTTAGTACGCGCTTCATCACCAGTGAACTGGTAGACCTGATATTTGCCCGTCTCTTTATCAAAATAGGAGTCGATACCTACAACGATACATTGCACGCCAAACTTATCCGCTAGATTGGTAATCAGGTCTGGATTCGCTAATGCTGGCGAGTTAATCGATACTTTGTCCGCTCCGAATTCGAGGATGCGAGCGGCATCTTCGGCTGATTTAATACCACCAGCGACACAGAAAGGAATGTCGATTACCTCTGCAACTCGCGCAACCCAGCTTTTATCCACCACACGACCATCACTGGATGCGGTGATATCGTAAAACACTAACTCATCAGCGCCCTCTTCCGCATAACGTTTTGCTAGCGGAACGATGTCTCCGATGATTTCGTGATTGCGGAACTGAACGCCTTTCACAACCTGTCCGTCACGAACGTCCAAACACGGAATTATACGTTTTGCCAACATGCGAACGCCTCCTCAGTGGTGAATTTACCATCCAGTAATGCTCGACCAACAATCACACCTGCTACACCACTGCCTTTCAGTGCTTCAATATCCGCTAAACTGCCGATACCGCCTGAAGATTGGAACTGAACCTGTGGGTATTGTTTGCAAAGGTCTACATACAGCTCAACGTTAGAACCGGCTAGCGTGCCGTCACGGGAAATGTCTGTGCAGAGTACATGTTTCAAACCGACGGTTAAATAATCATCAATCAGCTCTTCGATAGTGACACCTGAATCTTCCTGCCAACCGGAAATCGCCACTTTGCGTGTACCGTCAGCATCGATGTTTATATCCAGAGCCAGCACAATTTTTTCTGCGCCGTATTTGGTCATCCAACCTTTCACTAGTTCAGGTTGCTTAACAGCCGTTGAACCAACCACAACACGTTGCGCGCCAGCTTCGAGCAGATCAATCACGTCTTGCTCGCTGCGTACACCGCCACCAATTTGAATATTGGCTGGAGTACCTGCCAGTAATTTTGCAATCAGGTCTAACTGGCGAGCACTGGTATCTTTTGCGCCCGTTAAATCCACAAGGTGTAGCCAGTCAGCGCCAGCTTTGTTGTATAAATTGAATTGTTCAACTGGGTCGACTTTATATTCTGTTACTTGGCCGTAATCACCCTGATAGAGGCGTACAACCTGACCTTCAATTAAATCTAATGCGGGAATAATCATTTCTGTTCCTTATTCGACTTGCCGCTTTATCGCTTACAGCTTCCGTCTATTTTTTAGAGCTCTAGGAAGTTCTGAATTAACTTAGAACCGGCTTTTGATGAACGCTCTGGGTGGAACTGAACACCGTAATAGTTGCCATTTTGAATCGCTGCGCTAAATGGATTTCCGTAGTCACATTCTGCGATGGTGTAGTCACCCACAGGCATTGCAAAGCTGTGTACGAAATAGAAGTACTCCCCCTCTTCAATATCTTTGAAAAGAGGGTTGCCAGCTTTAGCCGAAACGGTATTCCAGCCCATGTGAGGCAATGGCAAATCACCGGTTTGCATTAAACGAACTTCACCTTCGACCAAGCCCAGACATTCAACGATATCATCCGCTTTCTGTCCTTTCTCTTCAGACAATTTACCGAGTAACTGCATACCTAAACAGATCCCGAGTAGCGGTTTATCTACCTTTGCCACCAACTCAATAAGGTTACGCTCTTCAAGGTTCTTCATCGCTTCGCTGGCTGTTCCTACACCCGGTAAGAACAACTTATCTGCGGCAAGAACGACTGCTGGGTCTTTTGAAATCGTCACTGGGTAGCCCAAACGTTCAATGGCGAATTTCACCGAAGAAACGTTGGCACACCCCGTATCGATAATGACAACTTTTTGTTCATTCGCCATTAGAGAACCCCTTTGCTGCTTGGCAACTCATTTCCTTGTACTTGAATAGCTTGACGCAGTGTACGACCAAACGCCTTAAATAAGCTTTCAATGATGTGGTGGTCATTCTCGCCAGTAGAAGACAAGTGCAGAGTGCAAGCGAGTGTGTCAGTCAAAGAACGGAAGAAGTGGTAAACCATCTCAGTGGATAAATCACCTACTTCTGGACGGCTGAACTCAGCGTCGAATTTCAAATAAGGGCGACCTGACAGGTCTAATGCACATTGCGCCAAACATTCGTCCATCGGCAGAGTAAAACCAAAACGACCGATACCACGCTTGTCACCTAAGGCTTCTTTAATCGCCTGACCAAGTGCCAAAGCGGTATCTTCAACCGTGTGGTGATCATCGATGTGTAGGTCACCATCCACTTTAAGCTTTAATTGGAAACCACCGTGAGTGGCGATTTGATCAAGCATGTGGTCGAAGAAACCTAAACCGGTTTCGATTTCGTTACCGCCAGTCTCATCAAGATTAACTGCAACCTGAATGTCAGTTTCTTTAGTTTTGCGAACCACTTTTGCAGTGCGAGATTTTACTGTTAAGTCTTTGACGATTTGTGGCCAGTTCATCGTTTCAGGATTGTACTGAATACCACGAATAGCCATGTTCTCTGCTAACTGTAGATCTGTAAGACGGTCACCAATCACAACAGATGATTTAAAGTCAACTTTGCCACCTTGAAGGTACTCTTTCACCATACCCAATTTCGGCTTACGACAAGAGCAGTTGTCTTTTTCAAAGTGTGGACAAATCAGCACATCATCAAACTTCACACCTTGAGAGGAAAAGATATCCATCATCATGTTGTGTGGTGCATCGAAGTCTTCTTGCGGATAGCTACTTGTGCCTAAACCATCTTGGTTAGTCACCATCACCAAACGATAACCCGCGTCTTGCAGAGTCAACAAACTTGGGATAACAAAAGGTTCCAGTTTAAGTTTGTCTAAACGGTCAACCTGAAAATCCACCGGTGGCTCAACAATCAAGGTGCCATCACGGTCGATAAAGAGAATTTTCTGTTGGGTGCTCATTGTAGAATCCTTTCTATTGGTAGTAGTTACGAATAAACGCGACGGTCTTTTCGCACTCTTCTCTATTGCCTACGCTAATACGCACACAATCTTCAATCGGTGAGTTACGTAAAATAATGCCTGAATCCCATGCTGCTTTGAACAAAGCATCGCCGTCTGGGAACTTAACTAACAAGTAGTTACCCCACCCTTCAAACACCTGCACGCCACTAATCATAGATAGACCAACTTGCATATACGCTCGATTAGCGTTTAGATCCAGCACTTGGTATTTTGCACGAGCAAGTCCTGCTTCAGACAATGCTTGAGTAGCAATTTCCGCCACTGGCACTGGTACTGGGTATGGTGCGATGACTTTTAACAGCACATTGATCAACTCTTCATTTGCAAGAGTAAAACCACAACGTAGACCTGCAAGAGCAAACGCTTTTGATAGCGTGCGTAGAATCGCCAAGTTTGGATATTGCGCCAACAAATCAACCGTAGATGCTTCTGGGCAGAAATCGATATACGCTTCATCCATCACGACAATCGCGCGGTCTTTTGTCATCTCTAACAAAGAAACAATGTCTTCGCGCTTAACCAAATTGCCGGTTGGGTTATTTGGGCTACAAACAAATACTAACTTAACATTTTCTAAATTCGCTTCGATGTTAGCTAAATCTAACTGCCACTCAGCAGTCAACGGCACTTTTTTACGTTCAACCCCAAAAGTTTCAGCACTAATAGCGTACATACCATAAGTCGGTGGACAAAATAAAATGGCATCTTTATTTGGTTCACAGAAAGCACGCACTAATAATTCAATACCCTCATCGGCACCACGAGAAGTTAGTACTTGCTCTGGCTTCACACCTGCGTATGACGCATAAGCGTTGATTAGCATGGGTGGCTGACATTCGCTATAACGGTTTAAGCGAGCAAAATTCGTTTTGTACTCGTTGTTGAATGGGGATTCATTAGCGTTTAGCCAAACATCACCACTTCCACCAATACGGCGAGCAGAAAGATAAGGCGTTAATTCCTGAATTTGTTTACGAGCGAGTTTTTCCATGATGATTACGCCTTTTCTTTACCAAGCTTTTCTATTCGAATTGTAACGGCACGTTTGTGTGCGTCTAGACCTTCCGCTTCCGCCATTTTTACTACAGTTGGAGCCAGTGTTTTCAGACCATCTGCGCTTAGCTCTTGAACTGTCATACGCTTGCTGAAATCCGCCAAACCTAAGCTAGAGTATGTGCGAGTGTAACCGTATGTCGGTAGCACGTGGTTAGTACCCGATGCATAGTCACCCACCGATTCTGGAGACCAGTCGCCCAAGAAGATAGAACCTGCGTTATCTAACAATGGAACAAGCTCACGAGGATTCTTAGTTTGAACAATTAAGTGTTCAGGACCGTAATAGTTAGAAATTGAAACTGCTTGGGTCAATGACTCTGCAATAATGATTAAGCTTGAAGCGAGCGCTTTTTGTGCAGTATCTGCACGCGATAGTGACTTCAGTTGTTTCTGAACAGCATCCGCTACTTTATCGGCAACCACAGGAGATGGTGTCACTAGCACTACCTGAGAATCAGGTCCGTGTTCAGCTTGGCTTAGTAAGTCTGCTGCAATAAAATCTGCGTCCGCAGTGTCGTCTGCAATCACTAACACTTCTGATGGACCCGCTGGCATATCAATTGCGGCACCACGGAAATCTTTGCTCACTTGACGTTTTGCTTCGGTTACATACGCATTGCCAGGACCAAAAATTTTGTCCACTTTAGTAACGCTTTCGGTACCATAAGCCATTGCAGCAATCGCCTGACCACCACCAACATTGTAAACTTCATCGATTTTGCAAAGCTTAGCCACATAAAGAATTTCATCGGCGATTGGCGGTGGAGAACACAATACTACTTTACGACAGCCTGCAATTTGTGCTGGCACGCCTAGCATCAACACGGTAGATGGTAATGGTGCGCTGCCGCCAGGAATGTACAAACCCACTTTATTGATTGCGCGGGTCACTTGCTCACACACCACACCCGGCATGGTTTCAACTTTAATTGGTGCCGGCTTTTGAGCCTTATGGAACTTGGTAATATTGTTATAAGCCACTTCTAACGCTTGCTTCATTTCATCATCAAGACGCTCACAAGCAGCGTCGATCTCTTCCGCAGATACACGAATCGATTCTGGCTTATATTTATCAAATTTTTCAGTCAGCTCTAACAGAGCAGAGTCACCTTCCGCGCGAACCTTTGCAATAACCTCTGCCACTGCTGCTGTGATGTTTGCACCTTCAGCGATAGCTGGACGTTCCAGAACAGAATCTTGCTGAGTTTCACTCAGCGATTGCCAAACGATCGTTCTCATCAGGGTTACTCCATCATCTTTTCAATTGGTAATACAAGAATAGAACTTGCACCAAGAGCTTTTAACTTTTCCATTGTTTCCCAGAACAAATTTTCAGCACTGACTAGGTGTACCGCTACGCGGGTTTTATCTGCAGAAAGTGGTAATACGGTTGGGTCTTCCGCGCCTGGCAATAGCGCTGTAATTTGAGGCAACTTCTCTACTGGCGCGTGCAGCATGATGTATTTCGATTCTTTCGCTTGTTGCACGCCATTCATACGAGTTAATAGGCGGTCAATCAAAGCTGCTTTATCTGGTGCAAATTCACCTGTGCGTTGAATCAGTTTCGCTTTCGATTGAAAAATCACTTCCACTTCTTTCAAGCCGTTTGCTTCAAGTGTAGCGCCTGTTGAAACTAAATCTGCAATCGCATCTGCAAGGCCTGCGCGAGGAGCAACTTCCACCGAACCAGTGAGCATACAAGTGCTGAAGTCAATACCACGCTCAGCCATGTACGCTTTAAGAAGTTGAGGATAAGTGGTTGCAATACGTTTGCCTTTAAGATCCTGTGGACCGTTGTATTCCACATCTTTATCAATGGCGATAGAAAGACGACAGCCACCAAAATCCATACGACGAAGGTCAATAAAATCGCTTGGCTGGTTTAGAGCAATGCGGTCATAGCGAGTTTCTTCTAAAACGTTCTCACCCACAAAACCTAAATCAACCACGCCATCCATGATCAAACCCGGGATATCGTCATCACGAACAAGAAGCAGGTCAATTGGCATATTTAGTGAATGAACCACTAAGCGTTCACCCATCACGTTAAACTTAACACCACACTTTTTCAGTAAGTCTTGGCATTCTTCACTTAAACGACCTTTCTTCTGGACAGCAATTCTTAGGCGTTGTGTTTGCATTACATTCTTCCTTCGTAAAATATTGAAATCTTTAAGTTTTAATTAAGCTAGATAGTAAAAAACCCTTGGGAGATTGGTCTCCCAAGGGTCTAAAATCTTAAAAATACTTTGATTTAACCACCGGGAGTTTCCTGTCTCCCGGGTATGCGTACATCTCCCGAAAGACTCTTAGGGATGATGGTGATGATGAATGTTCATTACAAAATTACGCATACTTAATTACACCGAATGTGTTCACTGGATTGCTTTCAACACTATCTAAGCTCGTCTCATTTTTCAACAAAAAATTTCACTTTTTGTAATCTTTTTCTAGCTACCGTCTTTCAACCACAAAAAAGGAGGCCTTAGCCTCCTTCAATATTCTACATTTTCAAATACTAAGCAGCTTTACAGCTCACCATCTTTGATTTCGCCAGTGTGCTGAAAACAAAGCACACTGCAATGAATGCTGCCGTAGAAGCTGCTAGAGAAGCTAGCACAGATAGAGTCATACCAAGAACAACGAAACCAACACAAGATACACCCGCAACAGCTAACGCATATGGAAGCTGAGTAGAAACGTGGTCAATGTGATTACAACGAGCACCTGTCGAAGACAAAATCGTTGTATCTGAAATTGGTGAACAGTGGTCACCAAATACTGAACCCGCTAATACCGCACTTAACATTGGCAGCATTAAAGCGATTTCCGTTGCGCCAGCCATATCGCCTGCAATTGGTAACATGATACCGAACGTACCCCATGACGTACCTGTTGAGAACGCCATAATGCCTGACAGTAGGAACAAAATAACTGGCAGCCAGTGTGGGTCAATATTGCCTTGAGCTAGAGATGAAAGGTACGCGCCCGTTTTCATGTCACCGATAACTGAACCAATCGTCCATGCAAAAACAAGGATTAAGATCGCACCAAACATCGACTTAGCGCCGATCCAAAGCGTACGTGCAATTTCAGTGATCGCGATACCTTGCTTAACTACGGTAAACATCGCAACAGCTAAACCCACTAAACCACCGTAAATCAGTGACGTACCAACATCGGTATTTTCAAACGCACCAAGTACATTGAACGACTTGCCATCGGCTACCAGTGCTTGTCCGCCTGTGTAAAGCATGGAACCGATGGTTGCAATGATAAGTAAAACGATAGGGTAAATAAGGTCTGACACCTTACCCTTTTCGCTTTCACGAATGTCAAGTTCATCGTTTAAATCACGCGCTTGTTCGTCATTCTCAGACATATCATCATCGAAACCTTGGCCCTGAGAAGCATTGATTTCGTGTTGGCGCATCTGACCGATATCCATTTGGAACCAAACAACGGCGAACACCATTAATAGCGCAAATACCGCATAGAAGTTCATAGGAACCAAACGAAGGTAAGCACCAAGCGCAGAATACTCAGTGATACCGTGTGATACTAGAATGCCACCAATGATGGTCATAATGTATGCACCCCAGCTGGAAGCTGGCATAACAACGCACATAGGTGCCGCTGTTGAATCTAGGATATAAGCTAGTTTAGCGCGTGAGACGTAAAAACGGTCAGTAACAGGGCGAGAAATTGAGCCAACCGCT includes:
- a CDS encoding NADP-dependent isocitrate dehydrogenase is translated as MPTNKPTIIYTITDEAPALATYSLLPIIQSFTASSGIEIETRDISLAGRILANFPEHLKEEQRIGDALTELGELAQTPEANIIKLPNISASVPQLKAAIKELQDKGFALPNYPEEPATYEEEAIKATYDKIKGSAVNPVLREGNSDRRAPASVKNYAKKNPHSMGAWSADSKSHVASMSDKDFFGSEKSVTVEGATQVSIQFVAKDGSTKELKKPFALKDKEIIDASVLNKKALVAFFEKEIADAKQQDVLLSLHMKATMMKVSDPVIFGHAVKVYYKEVFDKYGEVFDKLGVDVNNGLGDVYAKIQALPEAQRQEIEAALQAVYATQPPLAMVDSDRGITNLHVPSDIIVDASMPAMIRSSGQMWGPDGKQKDTKAVIPDRCYAGVYQAVIEFCKEHGAFDPTTMGSVPNVGLMAQKAEEYGSHDKTFILDADGAVRVVDAAGKVLLEQEVEAGDIFRMCQVKDAPIQDWVKLAVNRARATKTPAVFWLDEARAHDAELIKKVNQYLPDHDTSGLEIKILSPVDATLYSLARIKEGKDTISVTGNVLRDYLTDLFPILELGTSAKMLSIVPLMNGGGLFETGAGGSAPKHVQQVQKENHLRWDSLGEFLALAASLEHLSVVTGNAKAQVLADSLDKATGKFLDLNKSPSRKVGELDNRGSHYYLAAYWAEALAVQTQDADLAAEFTPVAEQLLSNEENIVAELNGAQGVAGDLGGYYAFNDALVSSLMRPSTTLNSIVERA
- a CDS encoding rRNA large subunit pseudouridine synthase E, producing the protein MSPSSRKSSTNASHPTSSHSKKPRFKQSNRTISSRSSNQQQTRKTSVQKPKVNPENRKVIVFNKPYDTLSQFTDGEGRKTLADFITVKDVYSAGRLDRDSEGLMVLTNDGILQAKLTQPESKSAKTYWVQVEGAPSESDLEKLRNGVTLKDGPTLPAKVVVMDEPQLWERNPPVRFRAAIPTTWLAITIIEGRNRQVRRMTAHIGFPTLRLVRYSMGNIELGDLQPGEWKEIRL
- a CDS encoding alginate lyase family protein; the encoded protein is MFKRLALLCVLIFSFTVQSTVLENTLTPISYNIRVLENNKKNLQHLNQPFTTLIRRADKALTNPIDPVTNKTLMPASGDKHDYYSFGPYWWPNPDTPSGLPYIRKDGEFNLETRTSATDMQRLITFANNVKLLGLAYYFSDDQKYADKAIEQLRAWFINSQTKMNPNMNHAQAIPGRVNGRGIGIIDSRVLIGVVDAVELIKPTLSEKDYQSIVAWFREFNHWLVSSVNGIDEEKQNNNHGTWYDAQVVAFSLFTHQPDIAKQRLQITKAKRIANQFDQDGKQDAELARTRPWHYSNFNLQAYSLLGVYGEKLGVDIWSYQNNSIALENGYQYIAQYTISPERWSLKEFKKISPSISYSNMLYARHAYADPIFKKAVTKLNQSKENQSDIANLLF
- the thiD gene encoding bifunctional hydroxymethylpyrimidine kinase/phosphomethylpyrimidine kinase, which translates into the protein MHKSSSIPVVLTIAGSDSGGGAGIQADIKAISATGGYAASVITAITSQNTLGVTDILPIPLAHIESQLDAVFGDLNIVAVKIGMLADSDIIHLVADKLRQYRPQFIVLDPVMVATSGDLLLKQSAISSLKECLLPLADIITPNLPEAAALTGLEQPNNADEINDMVLSLRQLGTSAVLLKGGHLEQSSYSDDLLITQNEIHQLSAERIDTINTHGTGCTLSSAIASFLAQGDDLQQSVSHAKEYITLAIGSADKLSVGQGRGPVDHFFMLHQSK
- the hisIE gene encoding bifunctional phosphoribosyl-AMP cyclohydrolase/phosphoribosyl-ATP diphosphatase HisIE → MSLAERINWEKVDGLVPAIVQDFGSSQVLMMGYMNQEALAKTLETEQVTFYSRTKQRLWTKGETSGNVLQLKNIALDCDQDTLLVKVNPIGPTCHTGTTTCWDGDAQEESQMVWLHQLEQLLAARKSADPESSYTASLYARGTKRISQKVGEEGVEVALAATSGDKAELVCESADLIYHLLVLLQDQGLSMSDVINKLKERHK